One genomic segment of Candidatus Fukatsuia endosymbiont of Tuberolachnus salignus includes these proteins:
- a CDS encoding divergent polysaccharide deacetylase family protein — MCYFNMSSLLSVLLVIAYSTQAGKLSIVMDDFGYRPDNENQILQLPIAISIAILPNAPYAREMAIKAHNQGREILIHLPMAPFSKQRLEPDTLKPDMDLEEIQRIIRNALANVPYAVGINNHMGSAMTASLSAMQKVMRILDQYPLYFLDSRTTSNSQVSHAAIGTSVKVLKRQVFLDDVINQAAIRQQFNHALQLANRHGSVIAIGHPHPTTIHVLQKMLPTLPSDIVLVPPSMLLTQPLLHETKAVTTVKRARNRMKNIRQCKIKPQQPSEKIYADRMFIVLAESLRQNPAIIFVKKRWQQYRSRNIQ, encoded by the coding sequence TTGTGTTACTTCAACATGTCCTCATTGCTGTCGGTACTCTTGGTTATCGCCTACAGCACCCAAGCCGGTAAACTTTCCATCGTTATGGATGATTTTGGCTATCGTCCCGATAATGAAAATCAGATATTACAGCTGCCGATCGCCATTTCAATAGCCATTCTGCCTAATGCGCCTTATGCCAGAGAAATGGCAATTAAAGCCCATAATCAGGGGCGAGAAATTCTGATTCATCTGCCCATGGCACCCTTCAGCAAACAACGATTGGAACCTGATACCCTAAAGCCGGATATGGATCTTGAAGAAATTCAGCGTATTATCCGTAATGCATTGGCTAATGTGCCTTATGCTGTGGGAATAAATAATCATATGGGTAGTGCGATGACGGCCAGTTTATCCGCGATGCAAAAAGTGATGCGGATATTAGATCAGTATCCCTTGTATTTTCTCGATAGCCGGACCACGAGTAATAGTCAGGTTAGCCACGCTGCCATAGGTACCAGTGTCAAGGTACTCAAACGGCAGGTATTTCTTGATGATGTCATCAATCAGGCGGCTATTCGTCAACAATTTAACCATGCACTACAACTCGCCAACCGCCATGGTTCAGTCATCGCTATTGGTCATCCTCATCCCACGACTATCCATGTATTGCAAAAGATGCTACCGACATTACCTTCTGATATCGTTTTAGTCCCTCCCAGTATGTTATTAACACAACCATTACTTCATGAGACTAAAGCAGTGACAACAGTCAAGCGAGCACGAAACAGGATGAAAAACATCAGGCAGTGTAAGATAAAACCTCAACAGCCAAGCGAAAAAATTTATGCTGATCGAATGTTTATCGTACTCGCTGAAAGTTTGCGACAAAATCCAGCAATAATATTCGTGAAAAAACGTTGGCAACAATATAGATCTAGAAACATTCAGTAA
- the crcB gene encoding fluoride efflux transporter CrcB, with product MWKPIVSIILGSALGGLLRWDLGLKLNSLFQTVSLGTLVANLIAGYVVGVAVAYFSQAQGIAPEWRLLIVTGFCGGLSTFSMFSVEVVVLIQQGRVAWAVGVIAIHIIGSLLMTLLGMVSWQALATVLQKV from the coding sequence ATGTGGAAACCCATTGTTAGCATTATACTAGGTTCAGCACTTGGCGGACTCTTACGCTGGGATCTCGGATTGAAGCTCAATAGTTTGTTTCAGACAGTGTCATTGGGTACCCTGGTTGCTAATTTGATAGCAGGATATGTCGTTGGCGTGGCGGTCGCTTATTTTTCCCAGGCTCAGGGGATCGCTCCAGAATGGCGCTTACTGATTGTAACAGGTTTTTGCGGCGGGCTTTCTACTTTTTCGATGTTCTCTGTTGAAGTGGTGGTGTTAATCCAGCAAGGAAGAGTCGCTTGGGCGGTGGGGGTCATTGCTATTCATATTATTGGGTCGCTGCTGATGACGTTACTCGGTATGGTTTCGTGGCAAGCGCTCGCTACGGTTTTGCAAAAAGTCTAA
- a CDS encoding PrgH/EprH family type III secretion apparatus protein: protein MVAYVHSRDTRQQQIRELSSLLGDSREQYHIFYGHDGWIYILANNEKKAAWVQQYLIQLHFSKPVKVLNIQNEEERIGSWLAENWPTVKYHRVRIDTPRAPIILISEERNQLNNEKRAQLINNLNKQIPYASQSQLLSISDKEVSYQAESGIKKMAVPYTCYDNGDSVTFIIQGALNDEQLQQLRRFVAHYIQAWGEHYVKFSVELKDDWLKGESFKYGNQGYIKVTPGYWYFPKPL, encoded by the coding sequence ATGGTTGCTTATGTTCACTCCAGAGATACCAGGCAACAGCAAATCCGTGAACTTTCATCACTGCTTGGTGATAGCAGAGAACAATACCATATTTTTTACGGTCATGATGGTTGGATTTATATCCTGGCAAATAATGAAAAAAAAGCCGCATGGGTGCAGCAATATTTGATACAACTTCATTTTTCCAAGCCGGTGAAAGTGCTCAATATTCAAAACGAAGAAGAACGGATAGGATCATGGTTAGCTGAGAATTGGCCAACAGTGAAATATCATCGTGTCAGAATAGATACGCCTCGAGCACCGATAATACTAATCAGTGAAGAGCGTAATCAACTCAATAATGAAAAACGGGCACAGCTGATAAACAATTTAAATAAACAAATTCCTTATGCCAGTCAAAGTCAATTGCTGTCGATTAGTGATAAAGAAGTCTCTTATCAGGCTGAATCTGGAATTAAAAAAATGGCCGTTCCTTACACCTGCTATGATAATGGAGATAGTGTCACCTTTATTATTCAAGGCGCGCTGAATGATGAACAACTACAACAACTACGCAGGTTTGTCGCTCATTACATTCAGGCTTGGGGCGAACACTATGTGAAATTTTCCGTTGAATTAAAAGATGATTGGCTAAAAGGTGAATCATTTAAATACGGTAACCAAGGTTATATAAAGGTGACTCCTGGTTACTGGTACTTTCCTAAACCTTTATAA
- a CDS encoding EscJ/YscJ/HrcJ family type III secretion inner membrane ring protein gives MIKTKRLIILSLILLLAACKQQDLLKGLDQQQANEVSALLQRNNIASNKIDGVKEGYRITVDPVDFVAAVDLMKVYNLPSKPRMEISHMFPSDSLISSPREEKARLYSGIEQRLEQSLQTMNGIVTARVHVSYDLDSGEGGRKVVPIHMTTLVTYDQSVDPSLLIGDVKRFLKNSFHDVDYDNISVVLSKRSVIQHQAPVKLQQSQGNQSWIYIVIVLIMLIAALLLAWKKQLLPIKIQPMKNKNKEKSDA, from the coding sequence ATGATAAAGACAAAACGACTTATTATCCTTTCACTTATTTTGCTACTAGCAGCCTGTAAACAGCAAGATTTGCTTAAAGGATTGGATCAACAGCAAGCTAATGAAGTCTCCGCGCTATTACAGCGCAATAATATTGCATCCAATAAAATCGATGGTGTGAAAGAAGGCTATCGTATTACGGTAGATCCTGTCGATTTTGTGGCTGCTGTCGATCTAATGAAAGTTTATAATTTACCTTCTAAACCACGAATGGAAATTTCGCACATGTTTCCCAGCGATTCATTAATATCGTCGCCGCGAGAAGAAAAAGCGCGTTTATATTCAGGAATAGAACAACGGTTGGAACAATCATTACAAACAATGAATGGTATCGTTACCGCCCGGGTTCATGTTAGCTATGATTTGGATTCAGGTGAGGGCGGAAGAAAAGTAGTGCCGATACATATGACAACTTTGGTCACTTACGATCAAAGTGTCGACCCCAGTTTATTAATCGGAGATGTTAAACGTTTTTTGAAAAATAGCTTTCATGATGTTGACTATGACAATATTTCAGTAGTGTTATCAAAACGATCAGTCATTCAGCATCAAGCTCCTGTCAAGCTACAACAGAGTCAGGGTAATCAAAGCTGGATTTATATTGTTATTGTCCTGATTATGCTGATTGCAGCGTTGTTACTGGCCTGGAAAAAGCAATTATTACCGATAAAAATACAACCGATGAAAAATAAAAATAAGGAAAAGTCTGATGCTTAA
- a CDS encoding type III secretion apparatus protein OrgA/MxiK, giving the protein MLKLTTIDRILFDPVSYIHHTRFHLPLFFSGSRSRSVLNDMLINQYKLDIERPVIADFNQQLVKHWYILPQISFLIACQRHRALLSRRGVLQSLPSWVQQFAKLEIAAALPCQVNKKIDFIQLLADGVSELGIGSNEIPPAISQRISLLFPSTLTITPNINKNTNPRSLLITLATQHAQKHPYVLDFIGA; this is encoded by the coding sequence ATGCTTAAGCTCACGACTATTGATCGGATATTATTCGACCCTGTATCGTATATTCATCACACCCGATTTCATTTGCCACTTTTTTTTAGTGGGAGTCGATCCCGTTCAGTACTGAATGACATGTTAATAAATCAATATAAATTGGATATTGAGCGACCGGTCATTGCCGATTTTAACCAACAATTGGTCAAGCATTGGTATATTTTACCACAGATTAGTTTTTTGATTGCCTGTCAGCGCCATCGCGCGTTGCTATCAAGGCGGGGAGTATTACAAAGTTTACCTTCCTGGGTACAGCAATTCGCAAAACTTGAGATTGCTGCTGCACTACCCTGTCAGGTAAATAAAAAAATTGATTTTATCCAACTGCTTGCTGATGGGGTCAGTGAACTCGGGATCGGGAGCAACGAGATACCACCAGCAATATCACAACGGATATCGCTTCTATTTCCCTCTACACTGACCATCACACCCAATATTAATAAAAACACTAATCCAAGATCATTACTTATTACTCTAGCCACACAACATGCCCAAAAGCACCCTTATGTTCTCGATTTTATCGGTGCATGA
- a CDS encoding helix-turn-helix transcriptional regulator codes for MTLSEKVKAIRKAEEMSKATFCKLTGIPLSTLDKYEMGKFEPSGTALTKITQHPIFMKYTLWLMTDHAAPEAGQIYPALSPDGHENIFNLLKSQKVG; via the coding sequence ATGACACTAAGCGAAAAAGTCAAAGCAATAAGGAAAGCCGAGGAAATGAGTAAGGCTACGTTTTGCAAACTTACTGGCATCCCTTTGAGTACATTAGATAAATATGAAATGGGTAAATTTGAGCCGAGTGGCACAGCACTAACGAAAATTACTCAACATCCCATTTTCATGAAGTACACTTTATGGTTAATGACAGATCATGCAGCACCTGAAGCCGGGCAAATATATCCGGCGCTCTCCCCTGATGGGCACGAAAATATATTCAATCTCCTAAAAAGCCAGAAGGTTGGTTGA
- a CDS encoding phage filamentation protein Fil family protein, protein MNYSNALLILVAIILVVVSLNPPRKKAKKKEMTKGWQQFLQHEAEIKMAVEQRAQRGWLETPDARHFQPKTHAVPFIKGYSRPFIVKPRSKRCWYQRLLTFH, encoded by the coding sequence ATGAATTATAGCAACGCATTACTCATCCTGGTCGCCATTATTCTCGTGGTAGTCTCACTTAACCCACCAAGAAAAAAAGCGAAGAAAAAGGAGATGACAAAAGGTTGGCAACAGTTTCTGCAACATGAAGCAGAAATAAAAATGGCAGTAGAACAGCGCGCACAACGGGGCTGGCTAGAAACACCTGACGCGCGCCATTTCCAACCTAAAACCCACGCAGTACCATTTATTAAGGGATACAGTAGACCTTTTATTGTCAAACCAAGATCAAAACGTTGCTGGTACCAGCGTTTATTGACGTTCCATTAA
- the prfC gene encoding peptide chain release factor 3, translating into MSNTAIQQHISRRRTFAIISHPDAGKTTITEKVLLFGQAIQTAGTVKGRGSSHHAKSDWMEMEKQRGISITTSVMQFPYRDCLLNLLDTPGHGDFSEDTYRTLTAVDCCLMVIDAAKGVEDRTRKLMEVTRLRNTPILTFMNKLDRDTRDTMEVLDEVEQELNIACAPITWPIGCGKLFKGVYHLYKDEVYLYQRGQGHTIQQVHLVKGLYNTELDTAVGADLSDQLRAEVKLVWGASHRFSHTDFLSGDLTPVFFGTALGNFGVDHMLDGLTTWAPTPMPRQTNVRQVVATEEKFTGFIFKIQANMDPKHRDRVAFMRIVSGRYKKGITLRQVRTKKEVVISEALTFMAGDRTQVEEAFAGDIIGLHNHGTIQIGDTFTQGEEMKFTGIPNFAPELFRRIRLRDPLKQKQLLKGLVQLSEEGAVQIFRPITNNDLIVGAVGLLQFDVVAARLKSEYKVQAVYESINVSTARWVECNDMKKFAEFKHKNEQNLAWDGGNNLSYIAPTMVNLNLTQKRYPEVIFHETREH; encoded by the coding sequence ATGTCAAATACTGCAATCCAACAACACATTTCTCGCCGAAGAACTTTCGCTATCATCTCACACCCCGATGCAGGAAAAACTACCATCACTGAAAAGGTATTGCTGTTTGGACAAGCGATTCAGACCGCAGGTACGGTAAAAGGGCGGGGTTCTAGCCATCATGCCAAATCTGACTGGATGGAAATGGAAAAACAGCGCGGTATTTCGATCACCACCTCAGTGATGCAGTTTCCCTATCGTGACTGTTTGCTGAATTTGCTCGATACACCTGGGCATGGAGATTTTTCCGAAGATACTTACCGTACGCTAACTGCTGTCGATTGTTGTTTGATGGTGATCGATGCAGCCAAAGGGGTTGAAGATCGTACCCGTAAATTGATGGAAGTGACTCGATTGCGCAATACGCCAATTTTAACTTTTATGAATAAGTTAGATCGGGATACCCGAGACACTATGGAAGTGTTGGATGAAGTTGAACAGGAACTGAATATTGCCTGTGCACCCATTACTTGGCCCATTGGCTGCGGTAAGTTATTTAAAGGCGTTTATCACCTCTATAAGGATGAGGTTTATCTGTATCAGAGAGGTCAAGGTCATACCATTCAGCAAGTACACCTTGTCAAAGGGTTATATAATACAGAATTAGATACAGCAGTGGGAGCCGATCTATCAGATCAGTTACGTGCAGAAGTAAAACTCGTGTGGGGAGCATCACACAGATTTTCTCACACTGATTTTTTGTCAGGCGATCTGACACCGGTATTCTTTGGCACAGCTTTGGGCAATTTTGGCGTCGATCATATGTTAGATGGACTGACCACTTGGGCGCCTACACCCATGCCACGTCAAACCAATGTACGGCAAGTCGTCGCCACGGAAGAAAAATTTACCGGTTTTATATTCAAAATTCAGGCCAATATGGATCCCAAACATCGAGATCGGGTGGCTTTTATGCGCATCGTTTCCGGTCGTTATAAAAAAGGGATAACACTACGCCAGGTGCGCACCAAAAAAGAAGTGGTGATTTCCGAAGCACTGACCTTTATGGCAGGTGATCGCACCCAGGTTGAAGAAGCATTCGCAGGTGACATCATTGGGCTACATAATCACGGCACTATCCAGATTGGTGATACCTTTACTCAGGGTGAAGAAATGAAATTTACCGGTATTCCGAATTTTGCCCCTGAACTGTTTCGCCGTATCCGCCTACGTGATCCACTTAAGCAAAAGCAACTGTTGAAAGGCCTAGTTCAGCTTTCGGAAGAGGGCGCAGTACAAATATTCCGCCCCATTACCAATAACGATCTGATTGTCGGCGCAGTGGGGCTACTGCAATTTGATGTGGTCGCTGCACGGCTGAAAAGTGAATACAAAGTTCAAGCGGTGTACGAATCAATCAATGTTTCTACTGCTCGTTGGGTAGAGTGCAACGATATGAAAAAGTTTGCAGAATTTAAACATAAGAACGAACAGAATCTAGCCTGGGATGGGGGGAATAATCTCAGTTATATCGCACCCACAATGGTCAATCTTAACCTCACACAAAAACGTTATCCCGAAGTAATATTCCACGAAACACGTGAACATTAA
- the osmY gene encoding molecular chaperone OsmY: MKNTKFIHSLIAVAALGTLSLSSGTLAEGSIGSQVSNTMENTGAKIDNSLKKVDDSLKKIDNAATEDSSGIAMKVKKALLEDESLKQGGNISVATKDGVVTLSGSVHNLAQSEKAMAVAAKVMGVKSVNNKLEVVKENTAQSISAYTDDATITSKVKAKLLTTGGVPSHDIKVVTTGGVVQLTGDVENAEQSKNAEKVAKETDGVNKVINDIKVKH; this comes from the coding sequence ATGAAGAATACAAAATTTATTCATTCGCTGATAGCTGTGGCTGCTTTAGGTACATTGTCGCTGAGTAGTGGAACTCTTGCTGAAGGATCCATCGGTAGTCAAGTATCAAACACGATGGAAAACACCGGTGCAAAAATAGATAACTCGCTCAAAAAAGTGGATGATTCGCTCAAAAAAATCGATAACGCTGCCACGGAGGACAGCAGTGGCATTGCCATGAAAGTTAAAAAAGCGTTGCTTGAGGATGAAAGCTTGAAGCAGGGTGGTAATATCTCGGTCGCAACCAAAGACGGCGTGGTTACTCTCAGTGGCTCAGTTCATAACCTCGCTCAGTCTGAAAAGGCAATGGCAGTGGCAGCTAAAGTCATGGGTGTTAAGTCGGTCAATAATAAGCTAGAGGTAGTAAAAGAAAATACCGCTCAATCCATCAGTGCGTATACAGATGATGCAACCATCACCAGTAAAGTGAAAGCAAAATTGCTGACGACTGGTGGCGTGCCTTCGCATGATATCAAAGTTGTTACCACTGGCGGTGTTGTACAACTTACCGGTGATGTAGAAAATGCAGAGCAATCTAAAAATGCAGAGAAAGTTGCCAAAGAGACTGACGGCGTGAATAAAGTCATTAACGATATAAAGGTCAAACACTGA
- a CDS encoding sulfatase-like hydrolase/transferase, translating into MSNKKLSHCFLFALLNAIGITGVISGLSFVDLNNLWAFKYHLFLIIQLNLIILPPMVVINHFFCQKSARIVIVLFVALLTILFYTDALVYSQYRFHLSINVLRLFFSGGVNFDISVMLRFALYFIGLIVLQLILLWGLLLMESSVAKKITLVLLLLIGTALITSFIFNNKGNNDALRKSFPLLWIPVHRTGNDASAFDFQQLRQQINNSTANYPRHPINYATAQPLNLLFVVIDAWRADDMNMITTPNVAAFADNSRVYKNHWSGGNGTPPGMFSLFYGLPEIYSSLFVKEGVRPLLLQRLAELNYQFLVYGSAALTSPVFRNGLFLGIDHLRRYTPGDTPWLRDVQITKDFINHLDDRKPFFGLLFYDAAHGYSLPENSTPHFQPSWTALDVLKLTPNASSVEVHNLYRSALYNIDGLIGNVLTHLKNRKLLDNTIVIITADHGQEFNDNKKNYWGHGSNFSRTQLQVPLVIHWPGKDKQQVLAKTLHYDISATLLKEFLHAQGKTDNYSSGHSLFEPIPNSEWMVATAYGECIAFISRDIIKVFYLDGTTETLNPHLDPISSGKTPPSLGALMASLTDYVKPSIDKAAVN; encoded by the coding sequence ATGAGTAACAAAAAACTGTCGCATTGCTTTTTATTTGCGTTACTGAACGCGATTGGCATTACCGGTGTGATAAGTGGGTTGTCTTTTGTCGATCTTAACAATCTGTGGGCATTTAAATATCACCTGTTTTTGATAATACAGCTTAATTTGATAATTTTGCCACCGATGGTCGTGATTAATCACTTTTTTTGCCAAAAAAGCGCGCGTATAGTCATTGTGTTGTTTGTTGCTTTGCTAACAATACTGTTTTATACCGATGCGTTGGTTTACAGCCAATATCGTTTCCATCTATCGATCAATGTATTGCGCTTATTTTTTTCTGGTGGTGTCAATTTTGATATTAGCGTGATGTTACGTTTTGCTCTCTATTTTATCGGATTGATTGTTTTACAACTGATTCTATTATGGGGATTGTTGTTGATGGAGAGCAGTGTGGCTAAAAAGATTACGCTGGTGTTATTGTTGTTAATAGGAACAGCTTTGATCACCAGTTTCATTTTTAATAATAAAGGCAATAACGATGCGTTGCGTAAATCCTTTCCGCTGTTATGGATCCCGGTTCATCGTACCGGTAATGATGCTTCGGCTTTCGATTTTCAGCAACTAAGACAACAAATTAATAATTCGACAGCTAATTATCCACGTCATCCGATCAATTATGCGACGGCACAGCCACTAAATTTGCTGTTTGTGGTGATAGATGCCTGGCGTGCCGATGATATGAATATGATAACTACTCCGAATGTGGCGGCTTTTGCCGATAACTCACGGGTGTATAAAAATCACTGGTCGGGAGGGAATGGCACACCTCCGGGTATGTTTTCGCTGTTCTATGGTTTGCCCGAAATTTATTCTTCACTGTTTGTTAAAGAGGGGGTACGCCCGTTGTTATTACAGCGGCTTGCAGAGCTGAATTATCAATTTCTTGTTTATGGATCAGCGGCCTTAACCTCACCGGTGTTTAGAAATGGGCTATTCCTCGGTATTGATCATCTGCGTCGTTATACGCCCGGTGATACCCCGTGGTTGCGTGATGTACAAATCACTAAAGACTTTATTAACCATCTAGATGACCGTAAACCTTTCTTTGGTCTGCTATTTTATGATGCTGCTCACGGTTATAGTCTACCCGAAAATAGTACACCGCATTTTCAGCCCTCCTGGACGGCTTTGGATGTATTGAAGTTGACTCCCAATGCTTCATCGGTGGAAGTACATAATCTTTACCGCTCGGCACTGTACAATATCGATGGTTTAATCGGCAACGTCTTGACCCATTTAAAAAACAGGAAGTTACTGGATAACACCATAGTGATCATTACCGCTGATCACGGTCAAGAGTTTAATGATAATAAAAAGAATTATTGGGGGCATGGCAGTAATTTTAGTCGTACTCAACTTCAGGTACCGTTAGTGATCCATTGGCCGGGCAAAGACAAACAGCAGGTGTTAGCAAAGACCCTGCACTATGATATTTCTGCCACGCTACTCAAGGAATTTTTACATGCTCAAGGGAAGACAGATAACTACAGCAGCGGTCACTCGTTATTTGAACCCATTCCAAACTCTGAATGGATGGTTGCCACTGCGTATGGGGAATGCATAGCCTTTATCTCCAGGGATATCATCAAGGTGTTTTATCTTGATGGGACGACAGAAACCTTAAATCCACATTTGGATCCGATTAGCAGCGGCAAAACCCCTCCTTCACTGGGAGCACTGATGGCATCGCTGACTGATTATGTAAAGCCGTCGATTGATAAAGCGGCGGTAAATTAA
- the radA gene encoding DNA repair protein RadA, with amino-acid sequence MAKVAKRAFVCNECGADYPRWQGQCSACLAWNNITEVRIAATSSPSVMRNERFVGYAGESGINKVQQLSAISLKELPRFSSGFQEFDRVLGGGIVPGSAILIGGSPGAGKSTLLLQTLCKLAPQMKTLYVTGEESLQQIAMRAHRLGLATANLNMLSETSIEQICLITQQEQPRLMVIDSIQVMHIADIHSSPGSVAQVRESAAHLTRFAKTHGVAIIMVGHVTKDGALAGPKVLEHCIDCSVMLDGESDSRFRTLRSHKNRFGAVNELGVFAMTEQGLREVNNPSAIFLSRGDEMTAGSSVMVVWEGTRPLLVEIQALVDHSMLSNPRRVAVGLEQNRLAILLAVLHRHGGLQMSDQDVFVNVVGGVKVTETSADLALLLALVSSFRNRPLPQDVVVFGEVGLSGEIRPVPSGQERIAEAAKHGFTRAIVPYANMPKKKPSTMQVFGVKKLAAALEILDDF; translated from the coding sequence GTGGCTAAAGTAGCAAAACGCGCATTTGTCTGCAATGAATGTGGTGCAGATTACCCACGTTGGCAGGGGCAGTGCAGCGCCTGTCTCGCCTGGAATAACATTACTGAAGTGCGTATAGCGGCAACATCCTCTCCTTCTGTTATGCGTAATGAGCGCTTTGTAGGCTACGCTGGCGAGAGCGGTATCAATAAAGTGCAACAATTATCGGCAATCAGTCTCAAAGAACTTCCTCGTTTTTCTAGCGGATTTCAGGAATTCGACCGCGTACTAGGTGGTGGCATAGTCCCCGGGAGCGCCATTCTTATCGGTGGTAGCCCCGGTGCCGGTAAAAGTACCTTATTATTGCAGACACTATGCAAACTCGCCCCCCAAATGAAAACCCTGTACGTTACCGGCGAAGAGTCGTTACAACAGATAGCAATGCGCGCTCACCGTCTTGGTCTGGCTACCGCTAATCTGAATATGCTATCGGAAACCAGCATTGAACAGATTTGTTTGATCACTCAGCAAGAGCAGCCACGACTGATGGTTATCGACTCGATCCAGGTGATGCATATCGCCGACATCCATTCGTCACCAGGCAGCGTAGCACAGGTGCGGGAAAGTGCTGCTCATCTGACCCGTTTTGCTAAAACCCACGGAGTGGCAATTATTATGGTCGGGCACGTGACAAAAGACGGCGCGCTAGCTGGCCCCAAAGTGCTAGAACATTGTATCGATTGTTCTGTGATGCTCGACGGCGAGAGTGATTCTCGCTTTCGTACGCTACGTAGCCATAAAAATCGTTTCGGCGCCGTTAACGAACTGGGAGTATTTGCGATGACAGAACAAGGGCTACGTGAGGTGAACAACCCTTCTGCAATTTTCCTTAGTCGTGGCGATGAAATGACCGCTGGCAGCTCAGTGATGGTGGTGTGGGAAGGCACCCGCCCTCTATTAGTTGAGATCCAGGCATTGGTAGATCATTCTATGCTGTCTAATCCACGCCGTGTAGCCGTGGGACTCGAGCAAAATCGTCTGGCGATATTGTTGGCGGTTTTACATCGTCATGGCGGTCTGCAAATGTCAGACCAAGATGTCTTCGTCAATGTTGTCGGCGGAGTGAAAGTCACCGAGACAAGTGCTGATTTGGCGTTATTACTGGCTTTGGTTTCCAGCTTTCGTAATCGTCCCTTACCACAAGACGTCGTTGTATTCGGTGAAGTAGGTCTGTCGGGGGAAATCCGGCCAGTACCCAGTGGACAAGAGCGTATCGCTGAAGCCGCTAAACACGGTTTTACCCGTGCCATTGTCCCTTATGCCAATATGCCGAAAAAAAAACCATCCACAATGCAGGTATTTGGTGTGAAAAAATTGGCGGCGGCATTGGAAATATTAGATGACTTTTAA
- a CDS encoding IS5 family transposase (programmed frameshift), whose amino-acid sequence MKYEQIKVLEEEKFRRLTGVKRSTFEKMIKILNEADKCKQGKGGQKPKLGLEDRLLMALEYLREYRTYFHVSRSDGVSESTCYETIKWIENTLIKHPDFALPGRKALLKSDREYELVLIDATETPIERPPKKQKQFYSGKKKRPTLKTQVIVDKKSKAVICTSFTHGRRHDFRLFKESGVRIHPEIKTVTDTGYQGLGKIHSNSALPKKKTKKNPLTKEDKRNNRELSSQRVLNENVLGMIKRFKIVSDRYRNRRKRFGLRFNLIAAIYNMEIR is encoded by the exons ATGAAATATGAACAAATAAAGGTATTGGAAGAGGAAAAATTTCGGCGCTTAACCGGAGTTAAACGCAGTACATTTGAAAAGATGATAAAGATATTGAATGAAGCAGATAAATGTAAGCAAGGGAAAGGAGGTCAGAAACCCAAGCTGGGTTTAGAAGATCGCTTATTAATGGCCCTTGAGTATCTACGCGAATATCGCACTTATTTTCATGTTAGCCGAAGCGATGGGGTGAGTGAGAGCACCTGCTATGAAACGATTAAATGGATAGAAAATACGCTAATAAAGCATCCTGATTTTGCACTCCCTGGACGCAAAGCTTTATTAAAAAGTGATAGGGAGTATGAGCTCGTTCTTATTGATGCCACAGAAACGCCGATTGAACGTCCCC CAAAAAAACAAAAGCAGTTTTACTCAGGAAAAAAGAAACGACCCACCTTAAAAACCCAAGTGATCGTCGATAAAAAAAGCAAAGCAGTCATCTGTACAAGCTTTACTCATGGGAGGCGTCATGATTTTAGGTTGTTCAAAGAGTCTGGCGTGCGAATACATCCTGAAATCAAAACAGTGACAGATACAGGTTACCAAGGGCTTGGCAAGATCCATTCAAACTCGGCGTTGCCTAAGAAAAAGACAAAGAAAAATCCCTTAACAAAAGAAGATAAACGCAACAATCGTGAGTTATCAAGCCAGCGTGTATTAAACGAAAATGTCCTTGGTATGATTAAACGATTTAAAATCGTATCAGATCGTTATCGAAACAGGCGAAAACGTTTTGGATTACGATTTAATCTGATTGCAGCAATTTATAACATGGAAATTAGATAA